Part of the Benincasa hispida cultivar B227 chromosome 11, ASM972705v1, whole genome shotgun sequence genome, TGTTGCTTGTTAACATCGTTAGGTCTTACACTATTCCTACCATGAAGATCGTCCATTACTTTGAAGCAACTCTCACATAGAGACTTTACCTCACCTTGTGATGAAATATTATGTATTTGCTTAATAATATTTCCCTGCAgaacataaaataattaattaaaattataaaatttaggcTCAATGGAATATATATGCATAGATAGAACTTACCATGTAGTCATAAGCAGCTCCTTGAGGTGTAATATATCTCCTTGTGATTGAGTTGTACCAAGAAAAGTAGTTATCTGAAACACCTATCCCATCCTGTATTACCTCACCAGATGCACAACACTCTCGACGCAAACCCCATGCTGAGATATATTGTGCATGTTGGTGTCTCCAATCATTGTCACGCTTACCTCTCAAGTCTAATTGATGCAATTGCTTATCTGTATCACAATTTGGTGGCACACATTGTCGgaatttaaattgtcttaatacGCGATCTGGTCGATGCCATTCTATAATATGGAAGCATATGAGAGGACTTATAGTCAACCAAATATCTTGTCCGTTAAGACAATATGCTGGTAACGTAGACATAATCTCAGGCGTGTAAGGTGTCCAAACCATctgaatttaataataatatatcaaaatttaataatattaagtAAACAAGGCAAGACTTTACAATGggcaacaaaaaaaaactttgattaTACCTCATTTAGTGTAAGTCGATCAAATGTGTATCGATATTGGCTTAGCACATGTGTGGATACCTTAGTGACAGTTAAAGAGCCACTCCATCTGTAGGGTGAATGAGAATCTAGCTATTTATTATTGCAACATAAAACAATTAAGTAAACAAAATACTCACCGAGCACTAAGTGGGCATCCAACATGTTCATTAGGCGTCGTTGATTTGCGTTGTGGTGCAATCGTAGGAAATCTATCCCAAGCCCACACTTGCAATAATATGAGTGGTCCTGCAATCTCCAATGTGTCAATTTGACAGGCTCGACATAATTCTCgatacaaccatgcaagacatgcacTACCCCAAGAATATCGTCCAGCCTCTTCAAAGTCATTTAAGAGAGGGAGAAACATGAGATGAACAAACGTGCTAGACTTGTCTGcaaataaaaatcctccaataagttGCATTATATATGCCCTCGTATAACGTTTGATCATGACCTCATCTGCTTCGAGGGGTAGCTTTGTGAAACGTGATGTTAGCCAGGGTAGGCTTAATCTAGAGCCCCTAAGTTGTGGCTGTGGAGGTCGTACACCTAATAAATCCTCGCATAACATTGGCCAATCATGTTGTAATGATCCAGTTACTACCTTTCCATCAACCGGCAAACCAAATTGGATAGCTATATCCTGTAATGTAATTGTACACTCTCCTCCAGGCATATGAAATGTGTGGGTTTCAGGTCTCCATCGCTCTACCATTGCAGTTATGAGATGCCAATCTAATTGAGTGAATCCAATACGGGCAACACCCCAAAATCCAGATTGTTTTAGGTACAGCACCATTCGTGGATCtaaatcaatagtgcgatgtaAAATAGCTTCTCTCCTCCGACAATGCAAACAATTAGCAGATTGATCCATCCACACCAATTGTGAACGGTGTGTAGATTGCAAATGTAATATAgttgggttaataggtccaggATCCATTTTTAATACTGAACAACAAACAAATAATTGAAATATTAGTCAGTATGCCGATATATATACAACCAAACTAACTTCCATGCTCAAAGAACGGACAATAAATTGTGAACCATAATAGAGACCATCCTACCAGCCTAAAACATTATTCTCCCGGAAGAAACCTCATCTCAATATGAGATAGACAACTTAATAGAATCTCTCTAGTACAAAAGCATTGATTAGTTCAGTGCTCTTAGCACTTATGTAGAGCCTCTTGAGTTGTGGCATCCTTATTTATGTGACACTTACATTATTTTTATGTGACACAAACATTAATGTTATTCATACTCTATATTAGGTTCACACGGCCATCGACAACTATTATTAGCTTATTCATTCTAGCTTCTGCACTTAAAAAGACCTACACCAATTCCTCTTTAGCATGTCCATATTATGTGACACATTATTGTTATTACCTTATTTATTCTAGATTCTGCACTTATTATGTGACTTTTTTTATTACCTTATTATGTGACCTACAACAGTTCCTCTTTAGTACGTGCAGAACCTCTTGAGTTGTGGCCTTATTATGTGACactttttttattgatattctATACTAGGTTCACACTTGATGTTATCGATAACTATTAATACCTTATCCATTCTAGATTCTGCATTAACCAGCTACAACAGTTTCTTTGTAGCATGCAGTGtttaaattgaaaagaaaaataataatagtaataataatggtGTCTAGGACTGCTAACAAAAGTATGTTAACTATTATAAGTACGTTAGTGAAAAATATGGTTGATAACAAATCACCTCAATGTTTGACTCTAGTGCTTTTTTGGGTCAAACATTTGGGTCAAAACACTCTGCAAGCGCTTTCTTATATTGCCTGTAAGGTACTTTTAACTTCTTTCAGAAACAATTTATGTCACTCTAGGATATGATGATTGATTTTGAGTGTGAAGTGTTTTTGCCAAGAGCAAAAGCAAATCTAAACATAGCTTAAATAAAATCTCAAGTAAGCAGAATTTACTGACTAACATACCTGTTGTATTGGCCCCATGATTTACATGCTCTGAAACTGATTCTAAAGCCAATCCCCTTCCTCCATTGTCACAATCCTGAcgcttctttttacttttaaaaggTTCCGTACTTGACTTTGAAGCCTTAGCAGCCTTCCTCTTGCGTTGCTGCTTTCTTGACTTAGACAATGCGTCTTTCTGTAACTCCTCTTGCTCTgcaaagaaaacacaaactcCGTCAGTAGTACCAACGTGGATATAACTAGTTACTTGAGCTTAACAAGTATCAGAATACTTGACATGAAAATTGTTGTCCATGTCATTAATAAGATAAAGGCTAAACATAACATTCCACATAGAACAGACCTAATCTGTTGAGGAATCGTCTGCCACTAATATGCTTCCATATATGTTCCTCTGTTTTATTGATGGTATCACCCGTAAGTCTGCATATTAACTTCGAACtgcaaagaaagaaaacaaaatagaaaaggaaTGAGGTGGCAATGACTGTGACAGGACACAAAGAGACAGAAACCAAAAGAATGAAGTGCATGTTTGCGAGTGATTTAAATCACTCTAAAACCCTCCTtttatgattcaaaattaatttaatatttaattttatacttttaaatgcaatttgaTTGGTTTTGAATCACTAAAATCGTATTTCAtactattttgaaaatgacaaaagtgattttaactattttaaaagcACTTCCAAACATGCCTGAAGACATGAATGGAAGTTTATTTTGCATCACTCAAAACACTCATGTTTGAAAGTGAAATAAAGTGCGTAAAGAAAAATCAGTACTCGGTAAGAAATCACCTGTAGGGTGATTTTAGCTCAATTGAAAAGCACAGAAAACCATTTCCATAGCCAAGCATTGATATACTTTCTTATCAAGCATATTTTCCCAAAAGTGTTCATAATCAAAGTCATCCTTATGTTTATTCCAAAACAATCTCAAATAGACCACAAAATTAATGCCACTATTCCTGACAAACCTAGAACACCAACTTCCAAGATTAATCAAGTTCTCATATCAGCTCACGAAAAGAACAACGATAAGCAAATAAATAGTACCCGGTCTCTAGACTTCATCTTAATTTCTCAGTTCTCCAGCATCAAACTACCAAATCAAACATAGGAAGCATTGCAAAGTAAAATCCCTACGAACTTTCAACACTACAATCGATCAAAGGGGATCGATTATCGGGCCTAGAAAGACAGCGACAAGTaatgaaaagaagaaagtttAGAGTACCTGAAGAGAGGATCCTGCACGAACATGTTAAGAGGAGCTTTTTGATGGGACAAAGCGAAGTCGATGAGGCCGAGACGACAGTGCTTGGTCCGAGAGTAGGAGTCCCTGTCCTTCGCGAGGATTTCGTGGCCAGTCTCCACGCACCGGAAGCGGCCATTGTCGAGCTCTGTGAAGTTCGGTTGCCCCAGAAGGTAGGCACCTTCGACATTCGCCGTCGGCCTCTCGTCGCCGGTAGTCGACGCCATACCGGGGGTCTAATTTGTTGTTCAGGAGTGGAAGAAATGTCAATCGGcaatggttttttttaaaattattattgttattattttccaTGGATAACCtacattttcttttgttaaaaaTATGTGTCTCTAACTCTTATTTGTAggtgattttcaaaaatagaaaaataagaaaactatttatataaaataataaaatttaattttttttttttttttttgatagagATGGATAGAAATCTATCGATATCTATTAGTAATTAAAACtgatataaatctatcattatTTCTATGatgttgataaaagtctataagtatttatttattatttctgtaaatagtttgacatttttttctatatatgaaaaattCTCTTTTATAAAAGTAGTAATTTAATCTCAACTTTGGCTCATAACCATTAAGGGTATGTACTTcgaaatttataacaatttagtttttaaactttaataatTAAGATTTAGTCTATGTATTTTATAATTTCTAACAATTTAGTCTTGTTTATGAAAAATTTCATCAAAGTTGAGTGTCACTTTTCATATGATAACAACTTAGTTTTTTTATaacttataaataaatttgattagaATGAGTTTACCCATCTACATGTGTAATAAATGTcattaaatcatattaatatttttaagatagagaataaattgttataaaatataaagtacAGAGACTAAAACGTTACTTGTTAAAATTTaggaattaaattattacaaatttggaagtatagggactaaatcATCACCAACTAatgtatagagactaaattgataCTTTCATGAAAGTACAGAtgtcaaaagtgttttttaacccaatttcttttctttcgtAGAAATGAAATTTAACCAGCTGTTTTTTAAGTAAAGATTACTAACTTTTCCGTTAGCATCGTcaaggttttctttttttcttttttttttacttctagTTCTagttttagttcatttttcttgTTCTTACTCACTTTTCAGTTCATTTTTCCACTTCTTTTCCTCTACACTTGGTTTGTTTAGcgtttgaaaaattatgtttgttctcaTCGACCATCACATGTTGCTGGAAGAATAAGAAATTTCATTCATTGTCATCGTTGTTGTCATCAGACGCAATAAAAAAGTGTTCTTACTGTTGGAGACAAAATACATACAAAGGATATAGAGAAAGAGGTCAGAGGAAGAGATTTAGAGAGACAAcgaaaaaggaataaaataaaatgttctaTAGAACCAAAATCAAATAGTATTTTCACCTAGTTTATTGGGTTAATCTAACAaataaacttcttttttttttttttttaaatacagaTAAGGTAGTTGTAATTTAGTGTGAAACTCATTTGACGCTGATcatctgtttttttttcaatataataaGTGTGTTTTTTTTcacttgaaaattttaaaagtcaaGTTTTACGCGATGATTTTATTGAtacatgaaaaatgaaaaatgaaaaattgacttgtttgataattattttttttatttatgtaaattaaacCCATAAACGTCCATTTCATCTCTaggtttctttgttttattataaattttctacaaatatttttaaaagctaagccaagttttaaaaagatattctaaaaaaatagaaaaataagaaaaactatttacataaaataacaaaattttaatcttcgtATAAATCCTAAAACTTATTTTCCCTAAATGCCTATGCTTGAGAAGTTACCATGTTGTTATTGTCTTAGAACATGTTAGATAAGTTAGCTTAAATTGTTAAGATTTGAAGCTAATagataagttttaaaaaaaatagagaaattttcTAAGTATTTAAGCCTTGAAATTGAATGGATCAAGTTTAAGGTTGAAAAATATTCTAAGTGTTGGGAGAGGGAGCTCTTGGGTGGAATTTAGTAATTCTAACACTTagtaaaattttgaagaatgttGAAAATGAAAAGGTTGGGCATGGAAGAACTTGTGGTTTGGATGATGCGCTAAAGAAGCCATGGTAGTGAGTTATAGAGGT contains:
- the LOC120092195 gene encoding serine/threonine-protein phosphatase 7 long form homolog; translation: MASTTGDERPTANVEGAYLLGQPNFTELDNGRFRCVETGHEILAKDRDSYSRTKHCRLGLIDFALSHQKAPLNMFVQDPLFSSKLICRLTGDTINKTEEHIWKHISGRRFLNRLEQEELQKDALSKSRKQQRKRKAAKASKSSTEPFKSKKKRQDCDNGGRGLALESVSEHVNHGANTTVLKMDPGPINPTILHLQSTHRSQLVWMDQSANCLHCRRREAILHRTIDLDPRMVLYLKQSGFWGVARIGFTQLDWHLITAMVERWRPETHTFHMPGGECTITLQDIAIQFGLPVDGKVVTGSLQHDWPMLCEDLLGVRPPQPQLRGSRLSLPWLTSRFTKLPLEADEVMIKRYTRAYIMQLIGGFLFADKSSTFVHLMFLPLLNDFEEAGRYSWGSACLAWLYRELCRACQIDTLEIAGPLILLQVWAWDRFPTIAPQRKSTTPNEHVGCPLSARWSGSLTVTKVSTHVLSQYRYTFDRLTLNEMVWTPYTPEIMSTLPAYCLNGQDIWLTISPLICFHIIEWHRPDRVLRQFKFRQCVPPNCDTDKQLHQLDLRGKRDNDWRHQHAQYISAWGLRRECCASGEVIQDGIGVSDNYFSWYNSITRRYITPQGAAYDYMGNIIKQIHNISSQGEVKSLCESCFKVMDDLHGRNSVRPNDVNKQQNSRRRSQPIV